The Devosia sp. genome segment ATCGCGCAGCCCGTCCAGCGCGCGCTCCACGGCCGACAATAGGGTGACCTCGGGACCACCCGCCGCAACCAGGCGGGAAACGGCGGGGCCGATCCTGTGCCGGCCTTCGGCGTCCACGCTCACATAGCCCCGTTCGTCGAGCGTTCCGAGCAGGTGAAACAGGCTGCTCTTGGGAATGCTGAGGGCATTGGAGATTTCCGATGCCGTCATGCCGTTCGCGGATCGCGCCAGCGTTTCCAGCAGGTCCAGCGTCCGGTCGGCGGACTTGACTTTTCGGATCGAGGTCTGTTTCATCATGTAAACCTGTTCACACTCGTGAACTACGATTAGCACAGCGATCCGGAAAATCAAATGGGTCGGCAAGGGCGGGAGACCCAATTCGTGTCCGAAACAACCCGGCCGCCCATTGGTAGCTATGTAGCGGGCGGCGCCACCATTCTGGTGGGAGTCGTCGCCCTGTTCGAATCCTTTCGCTACCCCCTGGGCAGTGTGGGCCAGCTCGGGCCAGCCATTTTCCCAATCGGTCTGTCCGTGCTGATGATGGCCGCCGGCGCTGCCATCCTCGTCGAAGATTTGCGCCAACGGTCCGTTCCCGAAGAGCCCGCGCCCCTCCGCAAAATCCTGGCGGTGGTTGGCGGTCCGGTGGCGCTGGCCCTGTTGATCACCTCCTTCGGCATGATCCCGGCAATCTTTGCCAGCGTGCTGATTTCCGCGCTGGCAGACCGGTCGGTCCGGCTGTGGATGGCGCTGGCCGTGTCTGCTGTGCTGGCGCTCGGCTGCACCCTGGTCTTCATCACCCTGCTCAAGCTCCCCATCGCACCGATCAACTGGCCCTTCTGATGGAACTGATCTCCAATCTCGCCCTCGGTTTTTCCGTCGCCCTGTCGGTGTCGTCGCTGCTCTATTGCGGGCTCGGTGTCACCCTGGGCATGTTCATCGGTGTGCTCCCCGGCATTGGCCCTCTGGCCACCGTCGGCATGTTGCTGCCGCTGACCTTTTATGCCGGCCCCACCGATGCCATCATCATGCTTGCCGGCATCTACTATGGCTCCATGTATGGCGGGTCGACCGCTTCCATCCTGCTCAATCTTCCCGGCACGGCCGGCGCGGCCGTCACCTGTCTTGATGGCTATCCCATGGCCCAGCAGGGCAGGGCGGGCGTCGCCCTGTTTGCCACCACCATCGCCTCCTTCGTCGGCGGCATGGTCGGCATTCTTATCCTCGCCGCCTTTGCTCCGGCGCTGGCGCGTATCGCACTGACCTTTGGCTCGCCCGAATATTTCGCGCTGATGACGGTTGGCCTGCTGGCCGCCGCGCTTGTGGGCGATGGCTCCCCTGCGCGGTCCATGGCCATGGTGGTCCTTGGTCTCTTGCTGGGCATTGTCGGAACGGACGTCAATAGCGGCGTGCGCCGCTTTACCGGCGGCTTCTCCGAGCTCGGCGACGGCCTGAGCCTCGTTGTTCTCACCACCGGCCTTTTCGGTATCTCCGAGGTCATCGCCAATGCCGGCCGCATCAAGAGCGGCTCGGTGCGGGCGCTCAACGTCACCTGGCGGTCGCTCCTGCCGACGCGCGAGGATTGGAAGCGGTCCGTTGCTCCGGCCGCGCGCGGCACCGGCCTTGGCGCTCTGCTTGGGATCCTTCCGGGCACCGGCGCGGCGCTTTCTACTTTTGTCTCCTATGCCATCGAAAAGCGGGTCTCCCCTCATCGGGATGAACTGGGCAAGGGCGCCATCGAGGGCGTTGTCGCGCCCGAAGCGGCCAACAACGCCGCCGCGCAGACCGCCTTCATTCCCACCCTCAGCCTGGGTATCCCCGGCGATGCCATCGTGGCCATCATGCTCGGCGCGC includes the following:
- a CDS encoding tripartite tricarboxylate transporter permease, translating into MELISNLALGFSVALSVSSLLYCGLGVTLGMFIGVLPGIGPLATVGMLLPLTFYAGPTDAIIMLAGIYYGSMYGGSTASILLNLPGTAGAAVTCLDGYPMAQQGRAGVALFATTIASFVGGMVGILILAAFAPALARIALTFGSPEYFALMTVGLLAAALVGDGSPARSMAMVVLGLLLGIVGTDVNSGVRRFTGGFSELGDGLSLVVLTTGLFGISEVIANAGRIKSGSVRALNVTWRSLLPTREDWKRSVAPAARGTGLGALLGILPGTGAALSTFVSYAIEKRVSPHRDELGKGAIEGVVAPEAANNAAAQTAFIPTLSLGIPGDAIVAIMLGALIIHGIVPGPRLVVDQPELFWGLTVSFLIGNVMLLILNLPLIGIWVRILSIPYGVLYPAILVFICVGVFSIRNSVFDVMLAIACGLAGYGLRLMRFSPAPMLLGLVLGPLIETNLRRSLLLSRGDPMIFFERPISATVLALGAALVIYFIWSAVKARRSAANA
- a CDS encoding tripartite tricarboxylate transporter TctB family protein is translated as MSETTRPPIGSYVAGGATILVGVVALFESFRYPLGSVGQLGPAIFPIGLSVLMMAAGAAILVEDLRQRSVPEEPAPLRKILAVVGGPVALALLITSFGMIPAIFASVLISALADRSVRLWMALAVSAVLALGCTLVFITLLKLPIAPINWPF